In Streptomyces sp. NBC_00483, a single window of DNA contains:
- a CDS encoding acetyl-CoA C-acetyltransferase: MTTDAYVYDAIRTPRGRGKANGSLHGTKPIDLVVGLIHELRTRFPDLDPAAIDDIVLGVVGPIGDQGSDIARIAAIAAGLPDTVAGVQENRFCASGLEAVNLAAMKVRSGWEDLVLAGGVESMSRVPMGSDGGAWAMDPMTSYETGFVPQGIGADLIATIEGFSRRDVDEYAAMSQERAAAAVKDGRFTRSIVPVKDRSGLTVLDHDEHLRPGTTADSLGKLKPSFKDIGDLGGFDAVALQKYHWVEQIDHVHHAGNSSGIVDGASLVAIGSREVGERYDLTPRARIVSVAVSGSEPTIMLTGPAPASRKALAKAGLTIDDIDLVEINEAFAAVVLRFVKDMGLSLDKVNVNGGAIALGHPLGATGAMILGTLVDELERQDKRYGLATLCVGGGMGIATIVERVSA; encoded by the coding sequence GTGACCACAGACGCGTACGTATACGACGCGATCCGCACCCCGCGCGGCCGCGGCAAGGCCAACGGCTCCCTGCACGGCACCAAGCCGATCGACCTCGTCGTCGGCCTGATCCACGAGCTGCGGACCCGCTTCCCCGACCTCGACCCGGCCGCCATCGACGACATCGTGCTCGGCGTCGTAGGACCGATCGGCGACCAGGGGTCCGACATCGCGCGCATCGCCGCCATCGCGGCCGGACTGCCCGACACGGTGGCCGGTGTGCAGGAGAACCGCTTCTGTGCCTCGGGCCTGGAAGCCGTCAACCTGGCGGCGATGAAGGTCCGTTCGGGCTGGGAGGACCTCGTCCTCGCCGGCGGCGTCGAGTCGATGTCGCGCGTGCCGATGGGCTCGGACGGCGGGGCCTGGGCGATGGACCCGATGACCTCCTACGAGACCGGGTTCGTGCCGCAGGGCATCGGCGCCGACCTCATCGCGACCATCGAGGGCTTCTCGCGGCGCGACGTCGACGAGTACGCCGCCATGTCGCAGGAGCGGGCGGCCGCCGCCGTGAAGGACGGCCGGTTCACGCGCTCGATCGTCCCGGTCAAGGACCGCAGCGGGCTCACCGTGCTCGACCACGACGAGCACCTGCGTCCGGGCACGACGGCCGATTCGCTCGGCAAGCTGAAGCCCTCGTTCAAGGACATCGGCGACCTGGGCGGCTTCGACGCGGTGGCGCTGCAGAAGTACCACTGGGTCGAGCAGATCGACCACGTGCACCACGCGGGCAACTCCTCCGGCATCGTCGACGGCGCGTCGCTCGTCGCCATCGGCTCCCGTGAGGTCGGCGAGCGCTACGACCTCACCCCGCGCGCCCGCATCGTCTCCGTCGCGGTCTCAGGCTCCGAGCCGACCATCATGCTCACCGGGCCCGCGCCCGCGTCGCGCAAGGCGCTCGCCAAGGCGGGCCTGACCATCGACGACATCGACCTCGTCGAGATCAACGAGGCGTTCGCGGCGGTCGTGCTGCGCTTCGTGAAGGACATGGGCCTGTCCCTGGACAAGGTCAACGTCAACGGCGGCGCCATCGCGCTCGGCCACCCGCTGGGGGCGACCGGCGCGATGATCCTCGGCACCCTCGTCGACGAACTGGAGCGCCAGGACAAGCGGTACGGCCTGGCCACGCTGTGCGTGGGCGGCGGCATGGGCATCGCCACCATCGTGGAGCGCGTCTCCGCGTAG
- a CDS encoding 3-hydroxyacyl-CoA dehydrogenase NAD-binding domain-containing protein has translation MTQSTTIRWEQDDTGVVTLVLDDPNQSANTMNQAFKDSIAAIADRAEAELAANPESIRGFIYTSAKKTFFAGGDLKDMMKAGPDDARSVFETGIGIKNSLRRIETLGKPVVAAINGAALGGGYEIALASHHRVALDAPGSKIGLPEVTLGLLPAGGGVTRTVRLMGIADALLKVLLQGTQYAPQRALENGLIHEVAATREEMIEKARAFIDANPESQQPWDKPGYRIPGGTPASPKLAANLPAFPANLKKQLNGAPYPAPRNILAAAVEGSQVDFENALAIEARYFTELVTGQTAKNMIQAFFFDLQAVNSGANRPKGIEPRKVRKVAVLGAGMMGAGIAYSCARAGIEVVLKDVSAESAAKGKAYSEKLCAKAVKRGRTTQEKADALLARITPASDPQAVAGCDAVIEAVFEDPSLKHKVFQEIQDIVAPDALLCSNTSTLPITALAEGVERQADFIGLHFFSPVDKMPLVEIIKGGATGDEALARAFDLVRQINKTPIVVNDSRGFFTSRVIGHFINEGVAMVGEGVEPASVEQAAGQAGYPAKVLSLMDELTLTLPRKIREETKAAIVEAGGTWDEHPAEAVIDRMVDEFGRPGRSGGAGFYEYGEDGKRAGLWPGLREHFSKPGTEIPFEDMKERMLFSESLDTVRLIEEGVLTSVADANIGSIFGIGFPGWTGGVLQYINGYEGGLPGFVARSRELAERYGDRFLPPALLVEKAEKGETFKD, from the coding sequence ATGACGCAGAGCACGACCATCCGCTGGGAACAGGACGACACCGGCGTCGTCACGCTCGTCCTGGACGACCCCAACCAGTCCGCGAACACCATGAACCAGGCGTTCAAGGACTCCATCGCCGCGATCGCCGACCGCGCCGAGGCCGAGCTGGCCGCGAACCCCGAGTCCATCCGCGGGTTCATCTACACCTCCGCCAAGAAGACCTTCTTCGCGGGCGGTGACCTCAAGGACATGATGAAGGCCGGGCCGGACGACGCCCGGTCCGTCTTCGAGACCGGCATCGGCATCAAGAACTCGCTGCGCCGCATCGAGACCCTCGGCAAGCCCGTCGTCGCCGCCATCAACGGCGCGGCCCTGGGCGGCGGTTACGAGATCGCGCTCGCCAGCCACCACCGCGTCGCCCTCGACGCGCCGGGCTCGAAGATCGGCCTCCCCGAGGTCACGCTCGGCCTGCTCCCCGCGGGCGGCGGCGTCACCCGCACCGTCCGCCTCATGGGCATCGCCGACGCGCTCCTCAAGGTGCTGCTCCAGGGCACCCAGTACGCCCCGCAGCGCGCCCTGGAGAACGGCCTGATCCACGAAGTGGCCGCCACCCGCGAGGAGATGATCGAGAAGGCCCGCGCCTTCATCGACGCCAACCCCGAGTCGCAGCAGCCCTGGGACAAGCCCGGCTACCGCATCCCCGGCGGCACCCCGGCCAGCCCCAAGCTCGCCGCGAACCTCCCCGCCTTCCCGGCCAACCTGAAGAAGCAGCTGAACGGCGCCCCGTACCCCGCGCCCCGCAACATCCTGGCGGCGGCCGTCGAGGGCTCTCAGGTCGACTTCGAGAACGCCCTCGCCATCGAGGCCCGCTACTTCACCGAGCTGGTCACCGGGCAGACCGCGAAGAACATGATCCAGGCGTTCTTCTTCGATCTCCAGGCCGTGAACTCGGGCGCCAACCGCCCCAAGGGCATCGAGCCCCGCAAGGTCCGGAAGGTCGCCGTCCTCGGCGCCGGCATGATGGGCGCCGGCATCGCCTACTCCTGCGCCCGCGCGGGCATCGAGGTGGTCCTGAAGGACGTGTCCGCCGAGTCCGCCGCCAAGGGCAAGGCCTACTCCGAGAAGCTGTGCGCCAAGGCCGTCAAGCGCGGCCGCACGACCCAGGAGAAGGCGGACGCGCTGCTCGCACGCATCACCCCGGCCTCCGACCCGCAGGCCGTGGCCGGCTGCGACGCCGTCATCGAGGCCGTCTTCGAGGACCCGTCGCTCAAGCACAAGGTGTTCCAGGAGATCCAGGACATCGTCGCCCCCGACGCCCTGCTCTGCTCCAACACCTCGACGCTGCCCATCACCGCCCTCGCCGAGGGCGTCGAGCGGCAGGCCGACTTCATCGGTCTGCACTTCTTCTCGCCCGTCGACAAGATGCCGCTCGTCGAGATCATCAAGGGCGGCGCCACCGGCGACGAGGCCCTCGCCCGCGCCTTCGACCTCGTACGGCAGATCAACAAGACGCCCATCGTGGTCAACGACTCGCGCGGCTTCTTCACCTCGCGCGTCATCGGGCACTTCATCAACGAGGGCGTGGCCATGGTCGGCGAGGGCGTCGAGCCCGCGTCGGTCGAGCAGGCGGCGGGCCAGGCCGGCTATCCGGCCAAGGTGCTCTCCCTCATGGACGAGCTGACCCTCACCCTGCCCCGCAAGATCCGCGAGGAGACGAAGGCGGCGATCGTCGAGGCCGGTGGCACCTGGGACGAGCACCCGGCCGAGGCGGTCATCGACCGGATGGTCGACGAGTTCGGGCGGCCGGGCCGCAGCGGGGGAGCGGGCTTCTACGAGTACGGCGAGGACGGCAAGCGCGCCGGTCTGTGGCCGGGTCTGCGCGAGCACTTCAGCAAGCCCGGCACCGAGATCCCCTTCGAAGACATGAAGGAGCGGATGCTCTTCTCGGAGTCCCTCGACACGGTCCGCCTGATCGAAGAGGGCGTCCTCACGTCCGTCGCCGACGCCAACATCGGCTCCATCTTCGGCATCGGCTTCCCCGGCTGGACCGGCGGCGTACTCCAGTACATCAACGGCTACGAGGGCGGCCTGCCCGGATTCGTCGCCCGCTCGCGCGAGCTGGCCGAGCGCTACGGCGACCGGTTCCTGCCGCCCGCGCTGCTCGTGGAGAAGGCCGAGAAGGGCGAGACGTTCAAGGACTGA
- a CDS encoding MerR family transcriptional regulator → MTTDTEAPTLTVDELAAHAGVTVRTIRFYSTRGLLPPPVIGPRRVGHYGPDHVARLALIEELQHQGMTLAAIERYLEQLPADLSAQDLAIHRAVVASWAPDTVETLTRDELDRRAGRELTEENLARLAAMDVLTREGDDTYRCDTGQLRLGVQLLDVPLSLDAILASREVLVEHSRGAAQELARLFTSEVSQRAEQDVKSLSAHMQPLVVQALLTAFQRSLKEELREAFRTTERLP, encoded by the coding sequence ATGACGACGGACACCGAGGCCCCCACGCTGACCGTCGACGAGCTCGCGGCCCACGCCGGCGTCACGGTCCGCACGATCCGCTTCTACAGCACGCGGGGCCTGCTGCCGCCGCCGGTGATCGGGCCGCGCCGGGTGGGGCACTACGGGCCCGACCACGTCGCGCGGCTCGCACTGATCGAGGAGTTGCAGCACCAGGGCATGACGCTGGCCGCGATCGAACGCTATCTGGAGCAGCTGCCGGCCGACCTGAGTGCACAGGATCTGGCGATCCACCGTGCGGTGGTGGCGAGTTGGGCTCCCGACACGGTCGAGACGCTGACCCGTGACGAGCTCGACCGGCGCGCAGGGCGGGAGCTGACCGAGGAGAACCTCGCGCGGCTTGCGGCGATGGACGTGCTGACGCGGGAGGGCGACGACACCTACCGCTGCGACACGGGGCAGCTGCGGCTCGGCGTCCAACTCCTCGACGTACCGCTGTCGTTGGACGCGATCCTGGCCTCGCGCGAGGTGCTGGTGGAGCACTCGCGGGGCGCGGCGCAGGAGCTGGCCCGGCTCTTCACTTCCGAGGTGTCGCAAAGGGCCGAGCAGGACGTGAAGTCGCTGTCGGCCCATATGCAACCGCTGGTCGTTCAGGCGCTGTTGACGGCGTTCCAGCGCTCGCTGAAGGAGGAGCTCCGGGAGGCGTTCCGTACGACGGAGCGCCTCCCGTAG
- a CDS encoding amino acid permease: MSKDALNTATDASRTDASQAPADAGDAGYSKALKSRHINMIAIGGAIGTGLFLGAGGRLHDAGPALVFAYLICGIFAYLVVRALGEMVVYRPSSGSFVSYAREFLGEKGAYVAGWMYFLNWSMTGIADITAVALYTQYWSAFTSIPQWVLALIALAVVLSVNLVSVKYFGEMEFWFSIVKVATLVAFLFVGIFLVATQHPVDGHTPGLHMVTDNGGWMPSGTMAVVLVMQGVVFAYAALELVGVAAGETAEPQKVVPRAVNSIMWRVGLFYCGSVLLLALLLPSTSYTSGESPFVTLFSKLGVGGVGDIMNLVVLTAAMSSLNSGLYSTGRILRSMAMSGSAPKFTAKMNKSQVPFGGILLTAGVGVLGVGLNYLLPAEAFEIVIEVSSIGIIGTWVMIMVAHLAFVRRAKQGLVERPKFRLPFSPVTEIVTIVFLLSVLGLMWNDEETGRKTLMLIPIVAVLLFIGWFRVRRNVDRIASEELTKVADGN; the protein is encoded by the coding sequence GTGAGCAAGGACGCCCTCAACACGGCCACGGACGCATCCCGCACAGATGCCTCCCAGGCGCCCGCCGACGCGGGCGACGCCGGCTACAGCAAGGCCCTCAAGAGCCGCCACATCAACATGATCGCCATCGGCGGCGCGATCGGCACCGGACTCTTCCTCGGCGCCGGCGGCCGGCTCCACGACGCGGGCCCAGCCCTCGTCTTCGCCTATCTGATCTGCGGGATCTTCGCGTACTTGGTGGTGCGCGCCCTCGGCGAAATGGTCGTCTACCGGCCCTCGTCCGGTTCCTTCGTGTCGTACGCGCGCGAGTTCCTCGGCGAGAAGGGCGCCTACGTCGCCGGCTGGATGTACTTCCTGAACTGGTCGATGACGGGCATCGCCGACATCACCGCCGTCGCGCTGTACACGCAGTACTGGAGCGCCTTCACGAGCATCCCGCAGTGGGTGCTCGCACTGATCGCGCTCGCCGTGGTGCTCTCCGTGAACCTCGTCTCGGTGAAGTACTTCGGCGAGATGGAGTTCTGGTTCTCGATCGTCAAGGTGGCCACCCTGGTGGCGTTCCTGTTCGTGGGCATCTTCCTGGTGGCCACGCAGCACCCGGTCGACGGCCACACACCGGGCCTGCACATGGTCACGGACAACGGCGGCTGGATGCCCAGCGGCACCATGGCCGTGGTCCTCGTGATGCAAGGTGTCGTCTTCGCGTACGCGGCCCTCGAACTGGTCGGCGTCGCGGCGGGCGAGACCGCCGAGCCGCAGAAGGTCGTCCCGCGCGCGGTGAACTCGATCATGTGGCGCGTCGGCCTGTTCTACTGCGGCTCCGTGCTGCTGCTCGCTCTGCTGCTGCCGTCCACGTCGTACACCTCGGGCGAGAGCCCGTTCGTGACGCTGTTCTCCAAGCTGGGCGTCGGCGGCGTCGGCGACATCATGAACCTGGTCGTGCTCACCGCGGCCATGTCCTCGCTGAACTCGGGCCTCTACTCCACGGGCCGCATCCTGCGCTCCATGGCCATGTCGGGCTCCGCCCCGAAGTTCACCGCGAAGATGAACAAGAGCCAGGTCCCCTTCGGCGGCATCCTGCTCACCGCGGGCGTCGGCGTGCTGGGCGTCGGCCTGAACTACCTGCTGCCCGCCGAGGCGTTCGAGATCGTCATCGAGGTCTCCTCGATCGGCATCATCGGCACCTGGGTCATGATCATGGTCGCCCACCTGGCGTTCGTCCGCCGGGCCAAGCAGGGCCTGGTCGAGCGCCCGAAGTTCCGGCTGCCGTTCTCCCCGGTCACGGAGATCGTCACGATCGTCTTCCTGCTCTCCGTGCTCGGCCTCATGTGGAACGACGAGGAGACCGGCCGCAAGACGCTCATGCTGATCCCGATCGTCGCGGTGCTGCTCTTCATCGGCTGGTTCCGGGTGCGGCGCAACGTCGACCGCATCGCGTCGGAGGAGCTGACGAAGGTGGCCGACGGCAACTGA
- a CDS encoding oxygenase MpaB family protein encodes MKQHDPDPPPPPPGGILWETAGDIRALLALPAAFVLQVAHPAVGAGVDDHSVFRTDPWGRGERSLTSVMLWVYGGEAAAEEGRRLRRLHRTIQGTDPHGRRYHALTPAYYAWVHATGFPVSRYARRYFATPFTPEEDERFYAEWLMVGRILGIHDRDMPQTVEEFWPYYRKTLAQEIERNPVVDELTARTRPLPPPPGHHPLLRFLWPLLRPLLTRAMSFLATGLLPPEARQAIGLPWTPRQERRLRHFAAVVRLVAPRLPERFRYLPMARRARNSGLDGD; translated from the coding sequence ATGAAGCAGCACGACCCGGACCCGCCCCCGCCCCCGCCCGGCGGCATCCTCTGGGAGACGGCAGGGGACATCCGCGCCCTGCTCGCGCTGCCCGCCGCGTTCGTGCTCCAGGTCGCGCACCCGGCCGTCGGCGCGGGCGTCGACGACCACTCGGTGTTCCGCACCGACCCCTGGGGCCGCGGCGAACGCTCGCTGACCTCGGTGATGCTCTGGGTCTACGGGGGAGAGGCGGCAGCCGAAGAAGGTCGCAGGCTCCGCCGCCTCCACCGCACCATCCAGGGCACCGACCCCCACGGCCGCCGCTACCACGCCCTCACCCCGGCCTACTACGCCTGGGTGCACGCCACCGGCTTCCCCGTCTCCCGCTACGCGCGCCGCTACTTCGCCACGCCGTTCACGCCCGAGGAGGACGAGCGGTTCTACGCGGAGTGGCTGATGGTCGGCCGCATCCTCGGCATCCACGACCGGGACATGCCGCAGACGGTCGAGGAGTTCTGGCCGTACTACCGCAAGACGCTCGCGCAGGAGATCGAGCGAAACCCGGTGGTGGACGAACTGACGGCCCGCACCCGCCCCCTCCCACCCCCACCGGGCCACCACCCGCTCCTCAGGTTCCTGTGGCCGCTGCTGCGCCCTCTCCTGACCCGAGCAATGAGCTTCCTCGCGACGGGCTTGCTTCCCCCGGAGGCGAGGCAGGCGATCGGCCTGCCTTGGACTCCTAGGCAGGAACGCCGCCTGCGCCACTTCGCGGCGGTGGTGAGGTTGGTGGCACCCCGCCTCCCGGAACGCTTCCGCTACTTGCCGATGGCACGAAGGGCGCGCAATTCAGGCCTCGACGGAGATTGA